A genomic segment from Triticum dicoccoides isolate Atlit2015 ecotype Zavitan chromosome 1A, WEW_v2.0, whole genome shotgun sequence encodes:
- the LOC119272525 gene encoding 2-oxoglutarate-Fe(II) type oxidoreductase hxnY-like, translating into MAGGSLDLPVVDLASPDLKSAVDAVRKACVESGFFYVTNHGIQDGLLEALFAESKRFFELPLEEKMLLQRNSSHRGYTPPYAEKLDESSEFQGDLKESFYIGAVRDVDMPNDPNQWPPKERFPSWKDTMKLYHEAALAAGKRILSLIALSLDLEAEFFQKIGAVDCSSEVIRLLHYPGEVNESDNGNYGASAHSDYGMITLLATDGTPGLQICREKDRHPQLWEDVRHVDGTLIVNIGDLLERWTNCVFRSTLHRVVAVGRERYSAAYFLDPRPDLVVQCLESCCCDAYPPRFPPITAGDYLKERLSATYK; encoded by the exons ATGGCCGGCGGTAGCCTGGACCTCCCCGTGGTTGACCTCGCATCCCCCGACCTCAAATCCGCCGTGGACGCCGTCCGGAAG GCATGCGTGGAGAGCGGGTTCTTCTACGTCACCAACCACGGGATCCAGGACGGCCTGCTGGAGGCGTTGTTCGCCGAGAGCAAGAGGTTCTTCGAGCTGCCGCTGGAGGAGAAGATGCTGCTGCAGAGGAACAGCAGCCACCGGGGCTACACCCCGCCCTACGCCGAGAAGCTGGACGAGTCGTCCGAATTCCAGG GAGACCTCAAGGAGAGTTTCTACATTGGGGCGGTCAGGGATGTAGATATGCCGAATGATCCTAACCAATGGCCTCCTAAAG AGCGCTTTCCATCTTGGAAGGATACAATGAAGCTGTACCATGAAGCTGCACT GGCTGCTGGCAAAAGGATACTCTCTCTAATTGCTCTGAGTCTGGACCTAGAAGCTGAATTCTTTCAGAAGATTGGTGCAGTCGACTGCTCTTCAGAAGTTATTCGGCTATTGCACTACCCAG GTGAAGTAAACGAGTCTGATAATGGAAATTATGGTGCATCAGCTCATTCAGATTATGGAATGATAACTCTTCTAGCAACAGATGGCACTCCTGGCTTGCAG ATATGCAGGGAGAAGGATAGGCATCCCCAGCTCTGGGAAGATGTTCGTCATGTTGATGG GACCCTTATTGTTAACATTGGCGATTTGCTAGAAAGGTGGACAAATTGTGTTTTCAG ATCTACACTTCATCGGGTTGTTGCAGTTGGCAGAGAGCGATATTCT GCGGCTTACTTTCTGGACCCAAGACCCGATCTAGTGGTGCAGTGCTTGGAAAGCTGTTGCTGCGACGCATATCCTCCAAG GTTTCCACCTATCACGGCGGGTGACTATTTGAAAGAACGATTAAGTGCCACATACAaataa